A region of Arabidopsis thaliana chromosome 5, partial sequence DNA encodes the following proteins:
- a CDS encoding F-box/RNI-like superfamily protein (F-box/RNI-like superfamily protein; CONTAINS InterPro DOMAIN/s: F-box domain, cyclin-like (InterPro:IPR001810), F-box domain, Skp2-like (InterPro:IPR022364), FBD-like (InterPro:IPR006566), Leucine-rich repeat 2 (InterPro:IPR013101); BEST Arabidopsis thaliana protein match is: F-box/RNI-like superfamily protein (TAIR:AT4G00320.1); Has 1807 Blast hits to 1807 proteins in 277 species: Archae - 0; Bacteria - 0; Metazoa - 736; Fungi - 347; Plants - 385; Viruses - 0; Other Eukaryotes - 339 (source: NCBI BLink).) has product MKSRKKVVVGVSGDRISGLPDALICHILSFLPTKEAASTTVLAKRWKPLLAFVPNLNFDDSIYFHPRARRNKYSKSYESFMSFVDSVLALQAKTKTPLKRFHVKCEDVVDQSWVLEWIPKVLKRGVLDIDLHITSSRNYCENSSFYSLPSKIFVSKTLVRLKIQFQDGVHIDVEGGVSLPKLKTLHLDYFKIETSMLNKLLSGCHALEELVLANLMWADSSEDEACHVSVSIPTLKRLNFCRSEDFYEGEFHFYEDYDEENINEGVSLSFDNPNLVYLEYSDVIVDKYKQVSFDSLVEANLRLRKTPDQDETDKVNVTKLLMGIHNVKILYLSDDTLEVLSCCRERIPVFDNLLELTIKTTPYVGWKSLPPLLKSCPSLETLVFEGLHHKYTKRCGDKDGCLCKYENHWGTKKKKNVRTCLSSSLVKVLKILKFGETFEDENEDGLDVDHDDYDDEDAVSCDEVGGVVEEQIEHVKHFLETMPVLKQVILYYNTPKDEDVMKVFKKLEKLPRVASANCNVQISSKNLSLSSTSTKRGTLL; this is encoded by the exons ATGAAATCGAGGAAGAaggttgttgttggtgtttcTGGAGATAGAATCAGCGGTTTACCAGACGCACTCATTTGCCACATCTTATCATTCCTTCCAACAAAAGAAGCTGCTTCAACTACTGTTCTTGCCAAAAGATGGAAGCCTTTGCTTGCTTTTGTTCCAAATCTTAACTTTGATGACTCCATCTATTTCCATCCTCGAGCGAGAAGAAACAAGTATTCTAAAAGTTACGAAAGTTTTATGAGTTTCGTGGATAGTGTATTGGCTTTGCAAGCGAAAACGAAAACTCCGTTGAAGAGGTTTCACGTCAAGTGTGAAGATGTTGTTGATCAATCTTGGGTTCTTGAATGGATACCCAAAGTCTTGAAACGTGGTGTGTTAGATATTGATTTACACATCACTTCGTCTCGCAATTATTGTGAAAACTCAAGTTTTTATTCTCTGCCTTCTAAGATCTTTGTAAGCAAGACATTGGTTAGGCTCAAGATACAGTTTCAGGATGGTGTCCATATTGATGTGGAAGGTGGTGTTTCTCTTCCCAAGCTTAAGACCCTCcatcttgattattttaaGATAGAAACGAGTATGCTTAACAAGCTTCTTTCTGGCTGTCACGCGCTCGAAGAGTTGGTGCTGGCTAATTTGATGTGGGCTGATTCTTCAGAAGATGAAGCTTGCCATGTGTCAGTGTCTATCCCAACCCTCAAGAGACTAAATTTTTGCCGTTCTGAAGATTTCTATGAGGGTgagtttcatttttatgaaGACTATGATGAGGAGAACATTAACGAGGGAGTGTCATTGTCGTTTGATAATCCGAATTTGGTTTACCTTGAATATTCTGATGTTATTGTGGACAAGTATAAACAAGTAAGTTTTGACTCGCTTGTCGAAGCTAATCTTAGACTTCGAAAGACACCCGATCAGGATGAAACAGACAAGGTTAATGTAACAAAGCTTCTCATGGGAATACACAATGTTAAGATCCTTTACTTGTCTGATGACACTCTTGAG GTCCTTTCTTGCTGCCGAGAAAGAATACCGGTATTCGACAACCTACTCGAGTTAACTATCAAGACTACACCATATGTAGGTTGGAAATCATTGCCACCTCTACTTAAGAGTTGTCCAAGTCTAGAAACATTGGTCTTCGAG GGGCTGCATCACAAGTATACAAAGAGATGTGGGGACAAGGACGGCTGCTTGTGCAAATATGAGAATCATTGGgggacgaagaagaagaagaatgtccGTACTTGCTTATCATCAAGTCTGGTGAAGGTTCTAAAGATATTGAAGTTTGGTGAAACTTTTGAGGATGAGAATGAGGATGGTCTTGATGTTGATCATGATGactatgatgatgaagatgctGTGTCTTGTGATGAAGTTGGTGGTGTCGTAGAGGAGCAGATAGAGCATGTCAAGCACTTCCTAGAGACAATGCCGGTTCTTAAACAAGTGATATTGTACTACAATACACCAAAAGATGAAGATGTGATGAAAGTGTTCAAGAAACTTGAGAAGCTTCCTCGAGTAGCGTCAGCTAATTGCAATGTCCAAATATCATCGAAGAACCTCAGCTTGTCATCTACTTCGACTAAACGAGGTACTCTTCTTTAG
- a CDS encoding alpha/beta-Hydrolases superfamily protein (alpha/beta-Hydrolases superfamily protein; FUNCTIONS IN: hydrolase activity; INVOLVED IN: metabolic process; LOCATED IN: cellular_component unknown; EXPRESSED IN: 22 plant structures; EXPRESSED DURING: 13 growth stages; CONTAINS InterPro DOMAIN/s: Cutinase (InterPro:IPR000675); Has 1807 Blast hits to 1807 proteins in 277 species: Archae - 0; Bacteria - 0; Metazoa - 736; Fungi - 347; Plants - 385; Viruses - 0; Other Eukaryotes - 339 (source: NCBI BLink).): protein MASRRKRRKVNEESEIPCSPVVIFAHGAGAPSSSDWMIRWKEMLKKTLEAVEVVTFDYPYLADGKKRVAPKAEKLIEFHLNVVKETAAKFPGHPLILVGKSMGSRVSCMVSAVNEDVTVSAVICLGYPLKGAKGAIRDETLLEMGVPVMFVQGSKDPMCPLNKLEAVCNKMKAVTEVHVIDGGDHSFKIGKKHLETKELTQEEVEDVAMKAIAAFVSKSLAQSS from the exons ATGGCTTCAcggaggaaaagaagaaaggtgaaTGAAGAATCAGAGATTCCATGTTCGCCGGTCGTTATATTCGCGCACGGTGCCGGTGCTCCCTCTTCTTCCGACTGGATGATTAG ATGGAAGGAAATGTTAAAGAAGACATTAGAAGCTGTTGAAGTGGTCACATTTGACTATCCTT ATCTTGCTGACGGGAAAAAAAGAGTAGCTCCGAAAGCGGAGAAATTGATAGAGTTTCATTTGAATGTTGTTAAAGAAACTGCTGCTAAATTCCCTGGTCATCCTTTGATATTAGTTGGCAAATCAATGGGTTCTAG AGTAAGCTGTATGGTTTCAGCTGTGAATGAAGATGTTACAGTTTCAGCTGTGATATGTTTAGGATATCCACTTAAG GGCGCGAAAGGTGCGATAAGAGACGAGACTCTACTGGAAATGGGAGTCCCTGTGATGTTTGTGCAG GGAAGCAAAGATCCGATGTGTCCTCTGAATAAGCTTGAAGCTGTTTGTAATAAAATGAAAGCTGTGACTGAGGTTCATGTGATTGATGGTGGAGATCACTCCTTCAAGATTGGGAAGAAACACCTTGAAACAAAGGAGTTAACACAAGAGGAAGTCGAAGATGTCGCTATGAAAGCAATAGCCGCTTTTGTCTCCAAATCTCTTGCTCAAAGCTCATAA
- a CDS encoding uncharacterized protein (unknown protein; Has 1807 Blast hits to 1807 proteins in 277 species: Archae - 0; Bacteria - 0; Metazoa - 736; Fungi - 347; Plants - 385; Viruses - 0; Other Eukaryotes - 339 (source: NCBI BLink).) — protein sequence MIVNTVYHTFDNSDFLLPKTMASPTATVTVTVTVTVLLFTLALSVASSTPGNDIIDKSLTTTSSAEPDPDSTNPSLSESDEVTVPVNFVNFHPINRHFPRRPLTTTAPFKRQPCHELLGRGLQISYGNDMIFSSEEVKATGTDVDIPAIKIFVGSFASEEEDHSSKKITVNLVKRKENMFRRKIRKFLNHLV from the coding sequence ATGATAGTTAACACCGTTTATCATACCTTTGACAATTCAGATTTCCTTCTTCCCAAAACAATGGCCTCCCCCACCGCTACCGTTACCGTTACCGTTACCGTCACCGTTCTTTTGTTCACGTTGGCTCTCTCCGTCGCTTCTTCAACGCCGGGAAATGACATCATCGACAAAAGCCTAACCACCACTTCATCAGCCGAACCCGATCCAGATTCCACAAACCCAAGCCTTTCCGAATCCGATGAGGTCACAGTGCCGGTGAATTTCGTCAACTTCCATCCGATCAATCGTCATTTCCCTAGACGTCCGTTAACGACGACGGCTCCTTTCAAACGCCAACCATGCCACGAGCTGTTGGGACGTGGTCTTCAGATCTCTTACGGCAACGACATGATCTTCTCCAGCGAAGAAGTCAAGGCGACAGGTACAGACGTAGATATTCCGGCGATTAAGATCTTTGTCGGTTCCTTCGCGTCGGAGGAGGAGGATCATAGCTCCAAGAAGATTACGGTGAATTTAGTAAAGCGTAAAGAGAATATGTTCAGGAGAAAGATTCGCAAGTTTCTCAACCATTTGGTCTGA
- a CDS encoding Pectin lyase-like superfamily protein (Pectin lyase-like superfamily protein; FUNCTIONS IN: polygalacturonase activity; INVOLVED IN: carbohydrate metabolic process; LOCATED IN: endomembrane system; EXPRESSED IN: 12 plant structures; EXPRESSED DURING: 6 growth stages; CONTAINS InterPro DOMAIN/s: Pectin lyase fold/virulence factor (InterPro:IPR011050), Glycoside hydrolase, family 28 (InterPro:IPR000743), Pectin lyase fold (InterPro:IPR012334), Parallel beta-helix repeat (InterPro:IPR006626); BEST Arabidopsis thaliana protein match is: Pectin lyase-like superfamily protein (TAIR:AT4G23820.1); Has 1807 Blast hits to 1807 proteins in 277 species: Archae - 0; Bacteria - 0; Metazoa - 736; Fungi - 347; Plants - 385; Viruses - 0; Other Eukaryotes - 339 (source: NCBI BLink).) has translation MKISQAPISVFVLFLLSTVLPHHLSLGAPITCSGIVPMKHRNEMLSISDFGAVGDGKTLNTKAFNSAIDRIRNSNNSNEGTLLYVPRGVYLTQSFNLTSHMTLYLADGAVIKAVQDTEKWPLTDPLPSYGRGREHPGRRYISFIHGDGLNDVVITGRNGTIDGQGEPWWNMWRHGTLKFTRPGLIEFNNSTNILVSHVVLQNSPFWTLHPVYCSNVVVHHVTILAPTDSYNTDGIDPDSSSNVCIEDSYISTGDDLVAVKSGWDEYGIAYNRPSRDITIRRITGSSPFAGIAIGSETSGGIQNVTVENITLYNSGIGIHIKTNIGRGGSIQGITISGVYLEKVRTGIKISGDTGDHPDDKFNTSALPIVRGITIKNVWGIKVERAGMVQGLKDSPFTNLCFSNVTLTGTKRSPIWKCSDVVGAADKVNPTPCPELSATTQQGGSCENQS, from the exons ATGAAGATTTCTCAAGCTCCGATCTCTGTTTTCGTACTCTTCTTGCTCTCCACTGTTTTGCCTCACCATCTCTCACTGGGAGCTCCGATTACATGCTCTGGTATAGTTCCAATGAAACACAGAAACGAGATGCTATCAATTTCGGATTTTGGAGCTGTCGGTGACGGCAAGACCTTGAACACCAAAGCATTCAATTCAGCTATTGATCGGATACGAAACTCCAATAACAGTAACGAAGGAACTCTTCTTTATGTGCCTCGTGGTGTGTATTTGACTCAAAGCTTCAATCTTACGAGTCACATGACTTTATACCTCGCCGATGGTGCTGTTATTAAAGCCGTTCAG GATACGGAGAAATGGCCTTTGACCGATCCTTTGCCGTCTTATGGAAGAGGACGGGAGCATCCTGGACGAAGATATATCAGCTTTATTCACGGAGACGGACTCAACGACGTTGTTATTACAg GCAGAAATGGGACGATTGATGGCCAAGGAGAACCTTGGTGGAACATGTGGAGACATGGAACTCTAAAGTTTACCAGACCTGGTCTCATCGAATTCAACAACTCAACAAACATCCTCGTCTCTCATGTTGTTCTTCAGAACTCCCCTTTCTGGACACTTCATCCGGTTTATTGCAG tAATGTTGTTGTTCATCATGTTACTATCCTCGCTCCAACTGATTCGTACAACACCGATGGAATTGATCCAG ATTCAAGCTCTAACGTCTGTATAGAAGACTCCTACATATCTACTGGTGACGACCTTGTTGCGGTGAAGAGCGGTTGGGACGAGTATGGCATTGCATACAACCGTCCAAGCCGTGACATCACCATCCGCCGCATCACTGGATCTTCCCCATTTGCTGGAATAGCCATCGGAAGCGAAACTTCTGGCGGAATCCAAAATGTAACAGTTGAAAACATCACTCTCTACAATTCTGGTATCGGCATCCACATCAAGACAAACATTGGCCGAGGAGGAAGCATACAGGGGATAACAATCTCCGGGGTTTACCTAGAAAAAGTCCGGACCGGGATTAAGATCTCTGGCGACACCGGAGATCATCCAGACGATAAATTCAACACATCCGCTCTTCCCATAGTAAGAGGCATAACGATCAAGAACGTATGGGGCATCAAAGTCGAGCGTGCTGGCATGGTTCAGGGATTAAAAGATTCACCTTTCACCAATCTCTGCTTCTCCAATGTTACACTGACCGGAACAAAAAGGTCTCCAATATGGAAATGCTCAGATGTCGTAGGAGCCGCTGACAAGGTCAACCCCACACCTTGCCCTGAACTAAGCGCAACCACACAACAAGGTGGTTCCTGTGAAAACCAATCCTAA
- the POLA3 gene encoding DNA primase POLA3 (POLA3; FUNCTIONS IN: DNA primase activity; INVOLVED IN: DNA replication, synthesis of RNA primer, DNA replication; EXPRESSED IN: 20 plant structures; EXPRESSED DURING: 14 growth stages; CONTAINS InterPro DOMAIN/s: DNA primase, small subunit (InterPro:IPR002755), DNA primase, small subunit, eukaryotic/archaeal (InterPro:IPR014052); Has 510 Blast hits to 504 proteins in 249 species: Archae - 95; Bacteria - 0; Metazoa - 124; Fungi - 138; Plants - 44; Viruses - 0; Other Eukaryotes - 109 (source: NCBI BLink).), producing the protein MTREETETSGEDMMIDDPKPKIENDFNVHYLRIYYGNLFPYTDIHKWLSYGHDGKHPGCDEYYFGRREFSFTLENDVYLRYKSFKNASLMEAAIKSNFPYKIDIGAVYSVDPDKRHAYAQSGTNLFTPVERELVFDIDITDYDDVRYCCSGADVCSKCWPLMTVAIKVIDTSLREDFGFKHILWVFSGRRGVHCWVCDAKARRLTNEQRSAVAEYFRVYKGNENNAKKVDLMGHSLHPFLARSYVDFIKSFFEGELQATQSIFSSKEKYEKILGMITDEDIQADLRGKWENSARSSLSEEATSLLRWEQLKKALQSKRNKALSLRTCVEEIVFTFTYPRIDLEVSKQMNHLLKAPFCVHPKTGRVCVPIDPNNCDEFDPLAVPTLSQLIEEINSGGLRMDVDDDDSDSSLLGKSIKFFRSSFLEPLLKSCKEEIESSYKTKIAKTKDSFSW; encoded by the exons ATGACGAGAGAGGAGACTGAAACCAGTGGAGAGgatatgatgattgatgacccaaaacccaaaatcgaAAACGATTTCAATGTTCATTACCTCCGAATTTACTACG GAAATCTATTTCCTTACACTGATATTCACAAATGGCTTTCTTATGGGCACG ATGGGAAACATCCTGGTTGTGATGAATATTACTTTGGTAGAAGAGAATTCTCGTTTACGCTTGAAAACGATGTTTATTTGCGGTATAAGTCTTTCAAGAATGCTTCACTTATGGAAGCTGCTATCAAATCGAATTTTCCATACAAGATTGATATTGGTGCTGTGTATAGCGTTGAT CCGGATAAGAGACATGCATATGCTCAAAGTGGAACCAATTTGTTTACTCCAGTGGAGAGGGAGTTAGTCTTTGATATT GATATAACAGATTATGATGATGTTAGATACTGTTGTTCGGGAGCCGATGTTTGCTCCAAATGCTGGCCTTTAATGACAGTTGCTATCAAAGTCATTGATACTTCCTTAAGAG AggattttggtttcaaacACATCCTCTGGGTCTTCAGTGGACGTCGTGGAGTTCACTGTTGGGTTTGTGATGCTAAAGCTCGAAG GTTGACTAATGAACAAAGATCAGCAGTTGCTGAATACTTTCGTGTTTATAAG GGAAATGAAAACAATGCAAAAAAGGTCGATCTGATGGGTCATTCTCTTCATCCGTTTCTTGC GAGATCATATGTGGACTTTATTAAGAGTTTCTTTGAGGGTGAGTTACAAGCAACTCAAAGTATATTCTCAAGCAAAGAAAAGTATGAGAAGATACTTGGGATGATTACAGATGAAG ATATTCAAGCAGACCTCAGAGGAAAGTGGGAGAATTCTGCGAGATCATCTCTATCAGAAGAAGCCACCAGCCTTTTAAGGTGGGAACAACTTAAGAAAGCTCTTCAATCGAAGAGAAACAAG GCTCTATCACTGCGGACGTGCGTAGAAGAAATTGTCTTCACCTTTACGTATCCTCGAATTGATTTGGAG gtttcaaaacaaatgaaCCATTTGCTTAAGGCACCCTTCTGCGTCCATCCAAAAACAG GTCGTGTCTGTGTTCCTATTGACCCGAATAACTGTGATGAGTTTGATCCATTGGCAGTTCCAACTCTTTCACAG CTAATAGAAGAAATCAATTCCGGTGGCCTCAGAATGGACGTGGATGATGATG ATTCAGATAGTAGTTTACTTGGGAAATCAATAAAGTTCTTCAGATCCTCATTCCTAGAACCCTTACTAAAATCATGCAAG GAAGAAATAGAGAGTTCATACAAAACCAAGATTGCTAAGACTAAGGATTCATTCAGCTGGTGA
- a CDS encoding GDSL-like Lipase/Acylhydrolase superfamily protein (GDSL-like Lipase/Acylhydrolase superfamily protein; FUNCTIONS IN: lipase activity, hydrolase activity, acting on ester bonds, carboxylesterase activity; INVOLVED IN: lipid metabolic process; LOCATED IN: endomembrane system; EXPRESSED IN: flower; EXPRESSED DURING: petal differentiation and expansion stage; CONTAINS InterPro DOMAIN/s: Lipase, GDSL (InterPro:IPR001087); BEST Arabidopsis thaliana protein match is: GDSL-like Lipase/Acylhydrolase superfamily protein (TAIR:AT3G50400.1); Has 1807 Blast hits to 1807 proteins in 277 species: Archae - 0; Bacteria - 0; Metazoa - 736; Fungi - 347; Plants - 385; Viruses - 0; Other Eukaryotes - 339 (source: NCBI BLink).): MDFTYRCSLKPFNCTFLLLWLSHFQAAQSFTNFIFGDSLVDVGNNNYIFTLSKADSSPYGIDFAPSNGQPTGRFTNGRTISDIVGEALGAKSPPPPYLEPNTEANTIRNGINYASGAAGILDDTGLLFIGRVPLREQVSNFEKSREYMVRVIGENGTKEMLKNAMFTITIGSNDILNYIQPSIPFFSQDKLPTDVLQDSMVLHLTTHLKRLHQLGGRKFVVVGVGPLGCIPFARALNLIPAGKCSEQVNQVVRGYNMKLIHSLKTLNNELRSEDYNTTFVYANSYDLFLKLVLNYQLFGLKNADKPCCGGYFPPFACFKGPNQNSSQAACEDRSKFVFWDAYHPTEAANLIVAKALLDGDQTVATPFNIRYLNDL, from the exons ATGGATTTCACTTATAGATGTTCTCTCAAGCCTTTCAATTGcacttttcttctcctttggcTATCACATTTTCAGGCTGCTCAATCGTTCACAAACTTCATATTTGGAGACTCATTGGTAGATGTTGGAAACAACAACTATATCTTCACATTGTCAAAAGCTGATTCTTCGCCTTATGGCATCGATTTTGCACCTTCCAACGGCCAACCCACGGGAAGATTCACTAATGGTCGAACCATTTCCGATATTGTGG gTGAAGCCTTAGGAGCAaaatcaccaccaccaccatatctTGAACCAAACACTGAGGCTAACACAATTCGCAATGGAATCAACTATGCTTCTGGTGCTGCTGGAATCTTGGACGACACTGGACTTCTGTTC ATCGGGCGAGTTCCGCTGAGAGAACAAGTGAGTAATTTTGAGAAGAGTAGAGAATATATGGTAAGAGTGATTGGTGAAAATGGTACAAAAGAGATGTTGAAGAATGCAATGTTCACAATCACAATTGGAtcaaatgatattttgaattatattcAACCATCAATACCTTTCTTCTCTCAAGACAAGCTCCCCACTGATGTCCTACAAGATTCTATGGTCCTCCATTTAACCACACATCTTAAG CGATTGCATCAGCTAGGAGGTAGGAAGTTCGTGGTGGTTGGAGTAGGGCCACTCGGTTGCATACCCTTTGCTCGAGCGTTGAATTTAATACCAGCCGGAAAATGCTCCGAACAAGTCAACCAAGTAGTCCGAGGTTATAACATGAAGCTTATACACTCTCTTAAGACATTGAACAATGAGTTAAGATCCGAAGATTACAACACTACATTTGTCTACGCCAACTCTTACGACCTATTCTTGAAACTAGTTTTGAACTATCAACTATTTG GCTTGAAGAACGCAGACAAGCCGTGTTGTGGCGGCTACTTTCCACCGTTTGCATGCTTTAAGGGACCTAACCAGAACTCAAGCCAAGCAGCTTGTGAGGACAGGTCCAAGTTTGTCTTCTGGGACGCGTATCACCCAACCGAAGCTGCAAATCTCATTGTTGCCAAAGCACTTCTTGATGGTGACCAAACTGTGGCTACCCCTTTCAACATCCGCTATCTTAACGATCTTTaa